A window from Micromonospora profundi encodes these proteins:
- a CDS encoding ferredoxin: MAEVATDQLQVWVDQDLCTGDGLCVQYAPEVFEFDIDGLAYVKGADGELRMAPGSRVDVPEHLRLEVIDSAKECPGDCIHVVRGDGVEVAGPDAEDD; encoded by the coding sequence ATGGCCGAGGTCGCGACCGATCAGTTGCAGGTCTGGGTGGACCAGGATCTCTGCACGGGCGACGGGCTCTGCGTGCAGTACGCGCCGGAGGTCTTCGAGTTCGACATCGACGGGCTGGCGTACGTCAAGGGCGCCGACGGTGAACTGCGGATGGCGCCGGGCAGCCGGGTCGACGTACCCGAGCACCTGCGACTCGAAGTGATCGACTCCGCGAAGGAATGCCCGGGCGACTGCATCCACGTCGTCCGCGGTGACGGCGTCGAGGTGGCCGGCCCGGACGCCGAGGACGACTGA
- the arc gene encoding proteasome ATPase — MAARSDDADSRAARWEKEAHDLSTQVAFLQEELALVRRKLTESPRHVRQLEERLAATQAQLARLTENNDRLVSTLKEARTQIVTLKEEIDRLAQPPSGYGVFLAKHEDGTVDVFTGGRKLRVAVSPSLDTAELRRGQEVLLNDALNIVDAFGYERVGEVVMLKEILEGPGGGPGDRALVVSHSDEERIVHLAETLIGSAIRAGDSLMIEPRSAYAYERIPKSEVEELVLEEVPDVDYSDIGGLQSQIEQIRDAVELPFLHADLFREHQLRPPKGILLYGPPGCGKTLIAKAVANSLAKKIAERQGKEKHTSFFLNIKGPELLNKYVGETERHIRLIFQRAREKAGEGTPVIVFFDEMDSIFRTRGSGVSSDVENTIVPQLLSEIDGVEGLENVIVIGASNREDMIDPAILRPGRLDVKIKIERPDAEAAKDIFSKYILSGLPLHPDDLAEHGADPQATVAAMIDAVVLRMYSETEENRFLEVTYANGDKEVLYFKDFNSGAMIQNIVDRSKKMAIKEFLTSGRKGLRLQHLLDACVDEFRENEDLPNTTNPDDWARISGKKGERIVYIRTLVSGGKGAEAGRSIETASNTGQYL; from the coding sequence GTGGCAGCACGCAGCGACGACGCGGACTCGCGCGCCGCACGGTGGGAGAAGGAAGCCCACGATCTCTCCACGCAGGTCGCGTTCCTTCAGGAGGAACTCGCTCTGGTGCGGCGTAAGTTGACCGAAAGCCCCCGACACGTCCGGCAGCTCGAAGAGCGGCTGGCGGCCACCCAGGCACAGTTGGCGCGGCTGACCGAGAACAACGACCGGCTGGTGAGCACCCTCAAGGAGGCTCGCACGCAGATCGTCACGCTCAAGGAGGAGATCGACCGCCTCGCGCAACCGCCGAGTGGCTACGGCGTCTTCCTGGCCAAGCACGAGGACGGGACGGTGGACGTGTTCACCGGCGGCCGCAAGCTGCGGGTCGCGGTCTCGCCCTCGTTGGACACGGCCGAGTTGCGTCGTGGTCAGGAGGTCCTGCTCAACGACGCGCTCAACATCGTCGACGCGTTCGGATACGAGCGGGTCGGCGAGGTGGTGATGCTCAAGGAGATCCTGGAGGGACCAGGCGGCGGGCCGGGTGACCGGGCGCTTGTGGTCTCCCACTCGGACGAGGAGCGCATCGTGCACCTCGCCGAGACGCTCATCGGCTCGGCGATCCGGGCCGGCGACTCGCTCATGATCGAGCCCCGCTCGGCGTACGCGTACGAGCGGATCCCGAAGAGCGAGGTCGAGGAGCTGGTCCTGGAGGAGGTGCCGGATGTCGACTACAGCGACATCGGTGGCCTCCAGTCGCAGATCGAGCAGATCCGCGACGCGGTGGAGTTGCCGTTCCTGCACGCGGACCTGTTCCGTGAGCACCAGCTCCGTCCGCCCAAGGGCATCCTGCTCTACGGGCCGCCCGGCTGCGGCAAGACGCTGATCGCCAAGGCGGTGGCCAACTCGTTGGCCAAGAAGATCGCCGAGCGGCAGGGCAAGGAGAAGCACACAAGCTTCTTCCTCAACATCAAGGGTCCGGAGCTGCTCAACAAGTACGTCGGCGAGACCGAGCGGCACATCCGGCTGATCTTCCAGCGGGCTCGGGAGAAGGCCGGCGAGGGCACGCCGGTGATCGTGTTCTTCGACGAGATGGACTCGATCTTCCGGACCCGTGGCTCCGGTGTCTCCTCCGACGTGGAGAACACCATCGTCCCGCAGTTGCTCAGCGAGATCGACGGCGTGGAGGGTCTGGAGAACGTCATCGTCATCGGCGCCTCCAACCGGGAAGACATGATCGACCCGGCGATCCTGCGTCCCGGTCGACTTGACGTGAAGATCAAGATCGAGCGGCCGGACGCCGAAGCGGCGAAGGACATCTTCTCCAAGTACATCCTCTCCGGGCTGCCGCTGCACCCGGACGACCTCGCCGAGCACGGAGCCGACCCCCAGGCCACCGTCGCGGCGATGATCGACGCCGTGGTGCTGCGGATGTACTCCGAAACCGAGGAGAACCGCTTCCTCGAAGTCACCTACGCCAACGGTGACAAGGAAGTCCTCTACTTCAAGGACTTCAACTCCGGCGCGATGATCCAGAACATCGTCGACCGGAGCAAGAAGATGGCCATCAAGGAGTTCCTCACCTCCGGTCGCAAGGGGCTGCGCCTGCAGCACCTGCTCGACGCCTGCGTCGACGAGTTCCGCGAGAACGAGGACCTCCCCAACACCACCAACCCCGACGACTGGGCCCGCATCTCCGGCAAGAAGGGTGAGCGGATCGTCTACATCCGCACGCTCGTCTCCGGCGGCAAGGGCGCAGAGGCCGGCCGGTCCATCGAGACCGCAAGCAACACCGGCCAGTACCTCTGA
- the dop gene encoding depupylase/deamidase Dop, translated as MSVRRIMGTEVEYGISVPGQAGANPMVTSSQVVNAYGARPELNRGGRARWDYEEESPLRDARGFTYSGAAYDPAEALADEDLGLANVILTNGARLYVDHAHPEYSTPEVTTPRDIVRWDKAGERVMAEASRRAATIPGTQPIHLYKNNTDNKGASYGAHENYLMRRQTPFADIVAYLTPFFVTRQIVCGAGRVGIGQDGGQSGFQISQRADFFEVEVGLETTLKRPIINTRDEPHADADKYRRLHVIIGDANLSEISTYLKVGTTALILTMIEEKALTADLGIADPVSELRAVSHDPSLSHLMRLRDGRRLTALDLQWAYLERVRSFVDDRYGTDVDEQTADVLDRWESVLDRLGRDPMLCADELDWVAKLRLLEGYREREKLGWGSHKLQLVDLQYSDVRPEKGLYHRLVSRGAMKTLLTDDETRTAMTEPPEDTRAYFRGRCLAQYASEVVAASWDSVIFDVGRESLVRVPMMEPERGTRAHVGALFDRCASAKDLLETLTGG; from the coding sequence ATGAGCGTAAGACGGATCATGGGCACCGAGGTCGAGTACGGCATCTCCGTGCCCGGCCAGGCCGGAGCCAACCCGATGGTCACCTCGTCGCAGGTGGTAAACGCCTACGGGGCCCGGCCCGAGCTCAACCGGGGCGGGCGCGCCCGCTGGGACTACGAGGAGGAGTCGCCGCTGCGCGACGCCCGCGGCTTCACCTACTCCGGGGCCGCGTACGACCCCGCCGAGGCTCTCGCGGACGAGGACCTCGGCCTGGCCAACGTGATACTCACCAACGGCGCTCGGCTCTACGTGGACCACGCCCACCCCGAATACTCCACCCCCGAGGTCACCACCCCCCGGGACATCGTGCGCTGGGACAAGGCCGGCGAGCGGGTGATGGCCGAGGCGTCCCGCCGGGCCGCCACCATCCCCGGCACCCAGCCGATCCACCTCTACAAGAACAACACCGACAACAAGGGCGCGAGCTACGGCGCCCACGAGAACTACCTGATGCGCCGGCAGACGCCGTTCGCCGACATCGTGGCGTACCTGACGCCGTTCTTCGTCACCCGGCAGATCGTCTGCGGCGCGGGCCGGGTCGGCATCGGGCAGGACGGCGGTCAGAGCGGCTTCCAGATCTCCCAGCGTGCCGACTTCTTCGAGGTCGAGGTGGGCCTGGAGACCACGCTCAAACGGCCGATCATCAACACCCGCGACGAGCCGCACGCCGACGCCGACAAGTACCGCCGGCTGCACGTCATCATCGGCGACGCCAACCTCTCCGAGATCTCCACCTACCTCAAGGTCGGCACCACCGCGCTGATCCTCACGATGATCGAGGAGAAGGCGCTCACCGCCGATCTGGGCATCGCCGACCCGGTCAGCGAGTTGCGCGCGGTCAGCCACGACCCCTCCCTGTCGCACCTGATGCGGCTGCGCGACGGTCGCCGGCTCACCGCACTTGACCTGCAGTGGGCGTACCTGGAGCGGGTTCGGTCCTTTGTCGACGACCGCTACGGCACCGACGTCGACGAGCAGACCGCCGACGTGCTCGACCGGTGGGAGAGCGTGCTGGACCGGCTCGGCCGGGACCCGATGCTGTGCGCCGACGAGCTGGACTGGGTGGCCAAGCTGCGGCTGCTGGAGGGCTACCGCGAGCGGGAGAAGCTCGGCTGGGGCTCGCACAAGCTTCAGCTCGTCGACCTCCAGTACTCCGACGTACGGCCGGAGAAGGGCCTCTACCACCGGCTGGTCTCGCGGGGGGCGATGAAGACGCTGCTCACCGACGACGAGACCCGCACCGCGATGACCGAGCCGCCGGAGGACACCCGGGCCTACTTCCGTGGCCGCTGCCTCGCCCAGTACGCCTCCGAGGTGGTCGCCGCCAGCTGGGACTCGGTGATCTTCGACGTGGGCCGGGAGTCGCTGGTCCGGGTGCCGATGATGGAGCCGGAGCGGGGCACCCGCGCGCACGTCGGTGCGCTGTTCGACCGCTGCGCCAGCGCCAAGGACCTGCTGGAGACGTTGACCGGAGGCTGA
- a CDS encoding tRNA (adenine-N1)-methyltransferase, translated as MTAIPSTVPAAAPTLTPVHRGPFRPGDRVQLTDPKGRMHTVTLEPGKEFHTHRGILAHDALIGLPDGSVVTTSGGGTAFLALRPLLSDYVLSMPRGAQVIYPKDSAQIVAMGDIFPGAKVLEAGAGSGALSCSLLRAVGTEGELHSFELRDDFAQIAKRNVEAFFNGPHPAWQLHVGDVAQCQETGFDRIILDMLTPWETLDMVERALVPGGVFIGYVATTPQLSELVEALRERGGWTEPRAWESLVRDWHAEGLAVRPDHRMIAHTAFLVSARKLAPGVTAPPRRRKPSKGTEAYAQRRQDLREAEAARQAAAAQAAGAQPDATGEMERP; from the coding sequence GTGACCGCAATTCCCTCCACCGTCCCGGCCGCCGCCCCGACGCTGACACCCGTGCACCGCGGCCCGTTCCGGCCCGGCGACCGGGTGCAGCTGACCGACCCCAAGGGGCGGATGCACACCGTGACGCTGGAGCCCGGCAAGGAGTTCCACACCCACCGCGGCATCCTGGCGCACGACGCGCTGATCGGGCTGCCCGACGGCAGCGTGGTGACCACCTCCGGCGGCGGCACCGCCTTCCTGGCGCTGCGCCCGCTGCTGTCGGACTACGTGCTGTCCATGCCGCGCGGCGCCCAGGTGATCTACCCGAAGGACTCGGCGCAGATCGTCGCCATGGGTGACATCTTCCCCGGCGCGAAGGTCCTCGAGGCCGGCGCCGGATCGGGCGCGCTCAGCTGCTCGCTGCTGCGGGCCGTCGGCACCGAGGGCGAGCTGCACTCGTTCGAGCTGCGCGACGACTTCGCCCAGATCGCCAAGCGCAACGTCGAGGCGTTCTTCAACGGGCCGCACCCGGCGTGGCAGCTGCACGTCGGCGACGTCGCGCAGTGCCAGGAGACCGGCTTCGACCGGATCATCCTGGACATGCTCACCCCCTGGGAGACCCTCGACATGGTCGAGCGGGCGCTGGTGCCCGGCGGCGTGTTCATCGGCTACGTGGCCACCACGCCCCAGCTCTCCGAGCTCGTCGAGGCGCTGCGCGAGCGCGGCGGCTGGACCGAGCCGCGCGCCTGGGAGTCGCTGGTGCGCGACTGGCACGCCGAGGGCCTCGCCGTCCGCCCGGACCACCGGATGATCGCGCACACCGCGTTCCTCGTCTCCGCGCGCAAGCTGGCCCCGGGCGTCACCGCGCCGCCGCGCCGTCGCAAGCCCAGCAAGGGCACCGAGGCGTACGCGCAGCGCCGCCAGGACCTGCGGGAGGCCGAGGCCGCCCGACAGGCCGCAGCCGCGCAGGCGGCCGGCGCGCAGCCCGACGCGACGGGGGAGATGGAACGGCCGTGA